TCGCGGATGCGCACCAGCGCCCCGTCCTTGGCCTTGACGATCAGGTCGCGGAACTGCTCCACGTCGGTCAGGCCGGTGTTGGCCGTGACGTTGGTGACGGTGAATGTGCCCTTGGCCTGACCGGGAGCCGACTGGAAGTTGTTGGCCTGGATGGCGGAGGTGACGTCGGCGGTGGAGATGTTGCGGGCGGCCATGCGCACCGGGTCCAGCCACAGCCGCATGGCGAACACCTGTCCGCCGAGGATCTTGGCCGACGCGACACCGTTGACGGTGGAAAGCTGCGGCTGGATCACGCGGGTGATGTAGTCGGAGATCGCCGCCCCGGACAGTTCCGTGCTGGAAAAGCCCATATAGAGGAGCGATGTCGTCTCGCCCGTGCTTTTCAGGATGACGGGATCGTTGGCTTCGCGGGGAAGCTGGTACTTGACCTGATTGACCTTCGCCATCACGTCGGTCATGGCGACGTTGGGGTCGAAGTTCAGCCGGATGTTGGCCGTGACCAGGCTGGTCCCCTGGGTGGAGGACGAGGTGAGATAGTCGATGCCCTCCGCGCTCGCCACCGCCTGTTCGATGGGGGTGGTGATGAACCCCTGCATCAGGTCGGGCGAGGCGCCGGGATAGGCGGTGGTGATGGTGATGACGGTGTTCTTCAGTTCCGGGTACTGCCGGATCGGCAGTTCGGTGAAGGCCCGCAGGCCGATCAGGAAGATCAGCAGGCTGACCACCACCGACAGGATCGGCCGGCGGATGAAGATATCGGTAAAGGCCATGTTCTGCGCTCCCCGCCGTCAGTTGAGCGGCAGCTTGGCCGGCGGCACCAGCACGTTCTTGTCGGCGATGGACACGGCGGCCCCTTCCGACAGCTTGAGCTGGCCCGACACCACCACGCGCTCTCCGGGCTTCAGCCCGTCCAGGATTTCCACGATGCCGACGTGGCGGGGGCCGGTCTTGACCGGCACGCGGGCCACGGTCAGCGCCTCCTTGCCGCCGTCGCCGGCCTTGGCGTGGACCACGAACACCGAATCGCCATAGACGGTGTAATCGACCGCGGTGTCGGGCACCACCAGAACGCCGGGCTTGGGCGGCTCCACCACCTCCACATGGGCGAACATGCCGGGGCGGATCAGCCCCTCGGCATTGCCCACCGTCGCCTGCACCTTGATGGCGCGGGTGTCGGTGCTGACCTGCGGTTCGACGGTGGTGATGACCGCATCGAAGGTGCGGCCGGGGAAGGCGTCGGTCAGAACCCGCACCTTCTGCCCGATGGACAGGCGGGGCAGCGCCTGTTCCGGCAGGCTGAAGTTGACGAACAGACGGGACAGGTCGGTCAGGGTGACGATGGGGTTGCCCGGCCCGACGTAGTCGCCCACGTTCACCTGGCGGATGCCCAGATCCCCGCCGAACGGCGCGCGGATCAGCTTTTGCGCGATGGTCGCCTGGGTCTTGCGGATGTTGGCGTTCATCTCGTCGAGCTGGGCCTGGTACTGGTCCACGTTGGTCTGCGGCCCGGCCTGGCGGCTGCGCAGGTCGCGGGCGCGGTCCAGGTTGATGGACGCCAGCTTGGCCTGGGCCTGCAAGGCGCCCAATTCGGCCTGTTCGATGGCGTCGTTGAGCTGGATCAGCTTGGCGCCGGCAGCCACCGACGCCCCCGATTCGAAGGCGATTTCCACCACGCGGCCCGCCACTTCCGGCGCCACCGTCACCTGCCGGATGGCGGTCAGGGTGCCGATGGCCGACATGAAGCGGGGAACGGTTTCGGTGCGCACCTCGGCCACCGCCACCGGGGTGGGGGGCGGCTTGTTGCCGGCGAAGAAATTGGCGATGGCCTGATCGCGCATGTTGCGGAAGGCGTACAGCCCCCCCAGCAGCAGCCCGACGATGACCAGAGCCACCACGACGGCGAACACCCGGGCGCCGCGGCGGACCGGCGGGCGTTCCGGCGCGCCGTGGCCGGAGGACGGGGAAGGGTTGGAGGTCGGCGTGCTCACGGTTGGCCTCTCTGGCTTGGCGTGTCGGGAGATGGAAGGGAGGGTGGAAGCATGCTGAGAAGCCCCTCGGCGGCAGAGGCGGCGATAACGCTGTCCTTCAGCCCCAGGCCGCGCAGGATGAACCATGTGGCCTGCCGCCCGACGTCGGCGTCGGAACAGGCATAAGGCACCAGCTTGCGTCCCGGCAGACAGACGGTGGCAAGAGATGAACTGAACAGATGAGCGAACCACACCGCCTGACTGTGGCAGCCGCAATCCGCCGCTGGCAAGGGGGTCAGGTCGCCGCACGCGGCGGCGGCGGCGATCGACGCCTCCACGCTGGGGTGCACGTGCTGGGCGCTCCAGACCAGCACCTGATGGGCGAATTCGCCGTCTTCCAGGAAGCTGGTGATGACCAGGCGGTGGCGGGCCAGTTCGGCGGGGGTGGCCGGCACCTCGATCACGAAATAGCGCACGATGCCGGCGATGAACTCCACCAGGGTGCGGGTGGACGGCGGCAGCACCATCAGGCGGGCGAATTCCTCGTCCCCTTCCAGGCAGGCGGTGAACATCGCCTCGTAAAGCGCCTGTTTGCTGGGGAAATGCTTGAAGATCAGCGCTTCGGACACGCCGGCGGCCTGGGCGATCTCCCGCGTGGTGGTGGCGGCGAATCCCTTGGCGGCGAACAGCGGCATGGCCGCGTCGAGAATCGCCAGCCGGCGTTCGCTGCTGTCCAGGCGGGAGGGGGGCATGGGCGCTCACGTGCTTTGATTGGTAAGTAAACGCTCACTCACCATGGCGATGCCATATAGGCCGGTATTCCCGTACTGTCCAGCCTGGGCTTGCAGAATTTTTCCGTG
This DNA window, taken from Azospirillum fermentarium, encodes the following:
- a CDS encoding TetR/AcrR family transcriptional regulator, whose translation is MPPSRLDSSERRLAILDAAMPLFAAKGFAATTTREIAQAAGVSEALIFKHFPSKQALYEAMFTACLEGDEEFARLMVLPPSTRTLVEFIAGIVRYFVIEVPATPAELARHRLVITSFLEDGEFAHQVLVWSAQHVHPSVEASIAAAAACGDLTPLPAADCGCHSQAVWFAHLFSSSLATVCLPGRKLVPYACSDADVGRQATWFILRGLGLKDSVIAASAAEGLLSMLPPSLPSPDTPSQRGQP
- a CDS encoding efflux RND transporter periplasmic adaptor subunit translates to MSTPTSNPSPSSGHGAPERPPVRRGARVFAVVVALVIVGLLLGGLYAFRNMRDQAIANFFAGNKPPPTPVAVAEVRTETVPRFMSAIGTLTAIRQVTVAPEVAGRVVEIAFESGASVAAGAKLIQLNDAIEQAELGALQAQAKLASINLDRARDLRSRQAGPQTNVDQYQAQLDEMNANIRKTQATIAQKLIRAPFGGDLGIRQVNVGDYVGPGNPIVTLTDLSRLFVNFSLPEQALPRLSIGQKVRVLTDAFPGRTFDAVITTVEPQVSTDTRAIKVQATVGNAEGLIRPGMFAHVEVVEPPKPGVLVVPDTAVDYTVYGDSVFVVHAKAGDGGKEALTVARVPVKTGPRHVGIVEILDGLKPGERVVVSGQLKLSEGAAVSIADKNVLVPPAKLPLN